In the Hermetia illucens chromosome 1, iHerIll2.2.curated.20191125, whole genome shotgun sequence genome, ATTTAATACTTTGTAACCCCGCCCCCATTTCTAATTGCATCTCTCATGCGATCAGGTGCACTGCGAATAGAATTTCTAATCATTGGCTCTAAATCAATGGCGTTGTACCTTATATCTCTAATGCGTACTGTTCGATGCGATATCTCAACGCCAGCTTCCATCACCACATCGAAAATACTATGGGAGGTTGCAGTTCAAGCCTTTTGAGGCTTTCGCAAAATTAGCCTTCTGCTTTCCCTTGAAGTTTTTTCGGCTACTCGAAAAAATCTCTGGCTTATCATGAACAATGCTGAATTTTCTTGCTATTTCAGTTCCTAATGATTTACAAACACCGATATTTAAGGCAATGGCTACACAGCTTTTCCTTTCCtctttcaaaatgaaaaaaatttgcatcttCTACTTTACTTTAATATCTCTTTTTTTTTACTCACTTCCAGTTAATTTAccgttattaaaaaaaaaacgatgttTTTAGTCACATGTACCgtcaaaaattattacaaacctCGCAAAGAACTATCGATGTTCGCaaaaaaaaccttgaaaagcaCAACATTATTGAAAAATTGACCAATTTAAAATACGACCTTGGACAAAATGAACCAATTGGGGGAAAATAACGGTTCTAATTTTATTCTAATGCCCTGCCCTAGGTAGTACTGAcaacatattttgatttttcttcaCGATCAAACACTCAATGATATagtaaattttcttaaaaatgttcttcgtttgtaatttGAGGGACAGTATGCCCGGCAGACAGTATATGCCAGGCCCTTTCCCTACGTTTCTGTGGTACATTTATCTGCTGTTTTATATTCCTCTATTTTCCAACAGAAGTCGAGTTGGCTTGAAAAGGGAGAACAATTTTTATTAGACCACGTTTGGGGCGAATTATTCGTTGACTCCGTTAGTAAACACGCTTGTGTTGTATAGAGTGGAAATAACTCAAAGcgcaatattttttattttatttttttttatatttttttggcaCTTTTATCTTTATAGTttcttaattatttaaaaaaagcaCATTTTCAAGTTTTCTGTAATATTCTTTCTTGTTCTCTGATGAAATCACACATCTTGTACTCAGACAGCTGgcacaacaataatttttttcatatcgATCAATTACAATtacttttaatattatttaaatatactttaaaataagaaatatttattttatagagTCATCAATTTCACTAAATAAAATGCTTACTTATACTTTAAGGTTTGTCTTGCTATTATTTTCCCGTACTTTTCGCTCTTTTTGTTCCTCTCTAATACTCtatcattttatttaaaactcCGGATGGCAGTAGAGAGCTTTGCTATTTGGAATACTTCAAATTGAATTCAGCTTCATTAGCCAATAAATATTTCGTGATTAAGAATTAACAATGCACTCTTCATGGAAGCGAAATTTCTCATAtgaatcaaaattttgaatgaatggAGTTGATAAATTGATATTACTGACAACAGTCTTGATTCAATGGTGATTGATATGTGTCACGAAAAGTGTTCAAAATGAAGTGGGTTCTTCTTTGGGGAATGTGCATTTGAATGACAACGCTTAGAGTGAATATCCTTTCGAAACCAACTTACAAAATataattcagattcaatttaggATTGGTTTATTCTTCATATTTTaggaaaatgaattgaattgaatttagtAGTCGAAATAAAATTGCTCAAAATTCATGCATATCCAAATAAATGAGCTTCTACCATATTTACAGGCAAGAAAGTGTTGTTTTTTTCATAATATAAAAATCTATAGGAAACTACTACAATATTATAAACATTACACTTCGTTCGAATCCCTTACAAGATTTCAAGAATGTTCTCTCCTTTTATTACTTAACGCTAGTACGGAATGCTAAGAAAACAGGAAATTCGGAAAATACAACGAAAAATGATACAATCTGAAGGAAAGAAGGctaaaataaagtatagttaaaATACATTTAAAGCTACATGTAGATAAAATCAATTGAAATCAGATCAGAAACTCTGATCTGGCCTAGGTATCCTTTCTATTTTTTCGTGCGGAAATACGTCAATGGATTGAATGGCGCTCTTGAAAATCTTTCAGGTTGAACATCAGCACGGAGTATCACTACACCGGATGGGTTAACCTTAACCTTGATTTTGGTTTGTGGGCTAAGCACGCCATAGTCTACATCTTCATAAAGATCCTGAAATAGAAAACAACCAACTTTTGTAATTTCTGATTATGATTATGAATTCAAAGTTACTTACCTCAACCCTGTATCCAGTTGGAGAGGTAAGACCTAGCTCCCTTAAGGTAACAGCAACATCTGATGGGGTACCATCGCTTCGTCGGTTGACAAATGCTACAGCGTATGAATAGTAAGTTTGGTAGATTGGTGCAATTGGTCTTGACCAAATTTCAATGCCCTTATGCTTGTAGATGCGACGTCCTTGAATTCCCAAGGGATCTTGATCAACAGCGATAATTTTGCGGTTTTGTAAGATAGCTTTGTATTCTGGACGGATGGTTCTCAAATCGACAGACATAAGAAGAGGAGCCGCAAGGATAGCCCACAATGCGAATTGAGTTTTTGATTGTTCATAACTGAGACCGTAGTTACCGATGATTaactaaaaatattatttagaaAATTAGGACTTACTATAATTTATTCTCCTGAATTGAATACTTACCATATCAGGATCATTCCAATGTCCAGGTCCAGCGTTAGGAGCAATAGCATCCTGGTTATTTCCATAGTAATCAATAATACTTTCAACAGAGGCCCATGAGTCTTGAATGTCGTCAAAGTTTCTCCACAAATTGCAATGTTGGATAATTGATGCATAGTTTGGAGTTATTCCCGCATAAATTTGATATACTGGCCAACTGCATGAGTAAACCATTGGGCGGCCGGTACTGTTCAATAAACGTCCGAATTCAGGGTAACCAATATCCATATCAATAGGAAGTGAATAGCATCCATCAAGTTTTACGTAGTCAACATTCCAGTCAGCGAACAATCTGGCATCCAAATGAGAATATCCAATAATGCCTGGATATCCAGCGCAGGTGTAGTTTCCGAAATCTTGATAGATACCGAATTTCAAGCCACGAGCATGGACCTAGAGGGATGTCAAAGCATTCCAATCAGAgtttatattcaaaaaaaataatCTGAAGATTTAAGTAGGTTCTACCCTGTTCAATAATGTGATAAGGGAAACTACAAGCATTTACTCACGTAATCTGAAAGTGCTTTCATTCCACTTGGGAAACGTTTCCGATCAGCCACTAGTTGTCCTTGTGGACCACGTGATTTTTCCAGCCAGCAATCATCGACATTGATGTATGAATATCCGGCTTGAGCATATCCTTCAGATACAACTAAATCAGTCATTGTACGGAAAAGCCGTTCACTGCAAAAGACGAGAAATGTTTCATGAGAGGTTGATTAACTTGTAATGCTGGTAACGTTGATTTTGACTCCCGAAGGTATGCAACATAAATCATGTTGGTTAAGTTATCATGCTATGGCGTGTTTTTAGGTGTCTGAAGCTATTAAGGGTGATTACACATCTAGCAAATGAGTgagtatttttataatttgctGGGGAATGTATTTGTAATATTTGTTTATGACTAAAGAAAAACGAATCTTCGATGTAAGTCgaatgtattttttattttgtaaatgcGATAGTTCAGGAACCGGATTTAAATGACAAAGTTCAAAACGAGAGACGAGAAATAGTTTCCGAAACACAGTTTTTGCCTAGTGAAACAATTCCTTAAATTAAAAGGAAACTGTTACTTCTCCTTCAGTAGCACGtattgtttcctttttccggAAATTGAGAACTAGCTAACAAGCAACCTTCAAGTTCCGATAATAAATCGAAACACATTATCGTGACAAAAAGCGACTAATTTCGGAAAACATTGGCATTTAAATACAGATATAGTGGGAAAGGTACAAGTATTATCGTAAGAACTGGTGGGTTAAAGAGAAATATAgaataagtgaaattttcatggaaaCAATGAATAATGAGGCTCCGTTTTGAGTTCCTAATTTAGTTGGTAAAATAGGAATAATTGGTTGGCATAATGATCTAACCAAATTCAAGTAATGCGAATTTCAGAACAGAGACAGACAATCACATTCATCATTCCTGGGTCAGCtatgaattttttaaattaatcacTATTGAGTGCATATAAACCACTTTAGAAAATATAACTGACCAATGAATTGTGATAAACCACTTCAGTATGCTAGGAACCAATTTTATATTCGTAATTATTATCCTGATGAATGAAGGGTGAACAACACACACTCAACATTTGGTTAGCATCCGCTATTATGCTTGCCAAATCATTTTTTGCGATCCCACGTGCTACACGTTTTACCAGATACTGCGAAACTTACCAAAGGGCCAAGAATGGACCAGCCCCTTGTACCTTTTTCCAAATGAGAACTGAATTTAATGTCAGGAAAATTAGATAATTCACTATTCTTCCTATATACTGCGGTTCTTCCTATTGTTACTGGAAACCATCGGTCGATTTTAAGATGATGTAAATTCGTTATCTAAGTTATCTGTTGTATTCAGAAAAATAGCTTGAGGCAGACTCATTCAATCTCACACGTAACGAgacaatattatattattatatgacTTTTCATGAAGCCAGGCAGCTAATATTGTTCGATGTTCGAGAATCAGTTTcaatatattcatcatcatcatcaacgacctaACAACCGATATCAGGTCAAGGTCtgacttagtaaggaactttgaacatcccggttttgtgcggagtttgaccaatttgatatctctaaaagctgtctggcgtcttggtgTACATCATCGTCGCAAGGTCTGgcacgtcttttttttctaccatagatattacagaATATATTCAATAACGGCCAAGTCCATGGATTCCATCGAAATTTGTGCACTCAATGTATTGTCTGTGGACTAAGACCACCAGTTTGTATACGGCCTAAAAAACCAATGAAGTAGTTGAACGAAAAATCGTCTTATAACGCTGAGCTTTCTTTTGATAATTTTGGTAAACACATAACATATGACTCAGCAATAAATCTAATCAGGCGGTGTTCAGCGTTTATGAATATGAAATGGAGGCATTGTTGAAAGAAGACTTGGAAGGTTACTTCATGTTGACCAAACAAGATTCGGGGTATTCTAAACAACTAGGGTGAAAGGGTCCATTGGGGACCATATTTTACGATTAAAGGCGAAAAGCAACAGAGGTACATTCTATGAAATCATTGCTGTTGATGCGAAGAAGGAGTATCCGTCGCTGCGAACAGCATGTAGTCCGGAGTGCATCACAAGctgcttaaaaaaaaatcatcacaatGTTATCTGAATTTACCGTAAGTCGTGTATGATTTAGTAACAAAGTGGCAAGAAACATTTCTTTCAGTTGCCACGAAGCACGGAGCAATTTTGGCTTGTATGGACTAAAACACTGATTTTTCGTGTTAAGTAACGAAGGGAATGATAATGTTAATCGGCCTAGAGTCGGTCGGCCGCGGTCTGCTCGTACGGAAAAAGTGGTTAAAGCAATGCGGTCGAGAATTAATCAGAACCCTTGCCGTAAGCAGAAAATCATATCGACTGACATGAAAATTGCACCACGAACCGCTTCACGCATTCTGAGCGAAGACCTGAGATTAAAAGCTTACAAACGATATACTGGGCACCTCCTTACTTCTTGATTGAAGTATCTCAGAGTCGAAAGATCGAAAAAACTACTGACAACGTGCGACGGTTCTCAAAAAAAGTATGTTTTCAAACAACATAGAAAATAAGGAGTGGATAAAAATACAACTAGCAGAATGATCACATGACGACATACTACTTCCATGATGGTTTGTTGGGGAGTCTTCTGGAAAGGTCTCACTCCTATTCATTTCTGCAGTCCTCGAGTCAGAACCACGGATAAAATTTACGAAGAAACCGTTCTCAAATCTGTAGTCAAGCCACTCAATGATACTCTTGGATCTTCCAACAAGATTCTGCACCGGCGCATAAGTCGAAATGTTGTCAACAATGGCTCACGGACTGTGTTCCAGCATTTGGTGAATACTAGACAGCAAGAAGCTCCGATCGGAATTATGGATTGCGGGGAATTTTGGAGCGAAATGCAAGCTCAATACAACAAGTCGTAAAAATGCCATTAGAAACCGTGTGTACGTATATCCCAAAATGGTCCCAGCGTTTACGGCTCTGTATCACTAGTTGTAGAACGCGGTCACTCTGCCGAAAAGAGCGGAGGTAACAACTTCGGGAGGCCAGGGAGAGTTAGGACTATAGTCCTATAGAAAAAGTTCTTTAATAGTATTGACGATTGGTTTCGTCTAGCTACGCTCCTATTTCTGCCCTGCATTTTCTCTCTTCCTTCGTAAACAAAACTTGGCTTTGTATTATATTGAACAAAGCCGCTCTGTTTTGGCTCCTAAATCACTATCCAATTAATCATGAATTGGATCAATTGGGGCGGTCCGTTATCAATTGTATGTGGGTTTAATGCACCCTAAATGAACGAAAAAGGTAGATAAGACTCCTTCGTTTTCGATTATTTTTTTGCTACcaatagaataaaataaactcTAGGATACCGTGTGCTGGCAGATAGGAACAGCAAATCTTTGTAAATTCGCTTTTATAGTTTCGAGGTTTTATCATTTTATTGAAGGTAATATAGTTTTCggatattttttagaaacagtATTTCACAAACATGAAGTCCCCAAGGTCAGACAGTGATGACAGAGTACTGTAAATCTGGTTTGACCAGTATGTTCACTCATTTGAAGAAGAAACTGCCGTAAAGGAACACCAAGGGGGTGGTAAAGGTTATGGAAACGCAACGTAAAGGGTTTGCAGAAGGCGGACTAAAGTGTATAGTAACTGAGAGGGTTACTTTAAAGTAGGATTTATTGatttagaaaattaaataaatatttttgcttTGCACCGCGCTTTTATCATTACTTTTTAAACAGCTCTCGTAAAATGATTTTCAAAACTTTCCTTTTCAAATGTTTACTGTTGTTAAATTCTAGATTTTTGGTAGCATCACTACAACTACTTATTATACTATTAAATAAGTTAATGCACAGAAGATTGACTGTTGAAGGGCTGGTTTGGTTTGTTGTTCTAGCTTACTGAAGCCAAGCCATCCCTCATACCAAAACATGGGATGTGTTCGCTTCTTTACGATCATCTACTTCTGACAACGTAACCATAACTACTATCGACTGTCCTAAGATAAATCATTTCCtagatattttaaaatttttcgtcAATATTTTGGAAAACAGATTCCTTGTTGCTGGAAATTTTAATGCCAAGTACGCGTATTGGGAATCCAGCTTGATTATTCCCAAAGGAAGACAATTATGGCACGAGGCATTCGGGTGAATGGTCTTTTTAGTGACCAGTCGAATGGCGAAAAATTTGTATAGTTCAAAAAAAGTCAATGGTTCATTAAGCTATTGTTACTATGAAGCTTGACACAAAAGGCATTTCCCGACTGTTTTCTGTGGAAATCCACCTGAAAGATAAGGGGCTAGGGACCCCATCAAGAATATAAGATGAAACTAGTTgcgaattctttaaaaaaacttATTCAAGACCTCCTAACCGGTGCGGAGATAAGACGCTTTTCATCAAAAGTCAATTTATCAATCAAAAAGCAGGTTAGTTGCAAAAATCACTATCTCATGCCAGGTAAAATGCTCAAGGGATATCCATATTCAACGTATCTCTTCAATTGGTCACTTTCCCAAGGTGTAGAAGTTTTCAGAAATCGCTAGAATCGTCAAAAGCCGGGAAGACCATTCAAAATTTGCATCTTATGGGTTTATAAATCTGCTCTCTATCCTCTCGAATGTTTAAGCACCAATTCCACTTTTAAAAGATTCACAGAATCGTCTTTGAGATAGGAAACACACTGGAGACTAGAAATTGTTACTCAGCGACCTTTTTTGGTATAGCGTAAGGTATGGCGCAAGGTGTGAGAAATTAATCTCCAAAATACAAAAGAATTATTTCCAGTAGAGACGCGACCGATATTTTGCAATGATTTGACTTGTTACTCCAATCCAATCTTTTGGCTTCCTGCAgtaggatgggcgattccgtagcctctataacgacGATATTTATGAGCTAcaccacgactgtctggttgtgtaTCAAATataattcggctcaataggttgcggtgggcggatcactcaatccgtatatgtgaggatgatccagctcggaaagtcacTAAGGTCAATACCTATGGAACAAAAGAAAACCTGGCAaagcctcagatggagcgatggaataAGCCAAAGCGCCAGACGATTtttggggatatcaaattgatggaactcagcgcaaaagcgggatatctggagttccattCTAagataggcctagaccggatactggctgTTGCACCGTTGACGATGACTATTAACATCTAGGATCGACTTTCTACAGTTTGGGTCTACCTAAACTTGATATCCTCAACGTTTGTAGATGCCAGTGTCATTGTAAGGATATACTCCATTAGAAATTAGattatgtaaaaaaaatatctgCGAACCCATCtaggaaaatttgaaattggagAATTCAGGTAGACGAAATTAAATGTTGTAATATCATCTATGGGGGgttaaatttttcataaattattATGCAGTCGATAAAGTTTACGAATTTTTTTGATggaaaaatttatttagaaTCCGAATTATTGCAGTAATAGAATACTCAGTTTAGATGTTTTCCGATGTTTTAAGAAAGCAGTTGACTCCGTTTGTACTGCGGAGGTTGGTATTGTGTTTCCACTATTTTGAGAACGAAAGGCATGTTAATATCTAATCtacataaaaatattaaaaaagaaaCTAACAGATAATCTACATTCTACATAAATACTTGAGATATTATACTGGTTGCTTAAcaagttatttcgaaaaaaatggagtTCACTCAAAATAAATCTTTacgaaaaaaaagataatttaaaATCTTGAATAACTTGCTTTCTTTCGCTCGAGACTACCAAATCGACCTTCTATATTTCTATAAAGCACAAATTGTAAAAATTCATAGATAAAGAACAATAAACCTTGTATCGAATACGAAACAGTATATAAATTTGCAATATATTCGACCCGCATGGGTGAAACATCTATCATTCCCACTTACACTTTCGGTCGGCGACAGCCTAAGGTTGTACAATAAGATTAATTATCAGCAACTCATAAACAGCACCGATGCCGATATATGATGTTATATATGGAGTAACATATGCCCTTTATCTACGAAACTACGCTAGGCAAGAGTCAATGAGAATATTGGGGCTGCAAGTCTTAAGATATTACAGTTTGAACCAAGCAATAGTGTGACTCAGCAACATTCAAACCGTTCGAATAAACTTCCAACTGCTTTTAAGTTTCCAGAAAGCATTAATCTAACAAAAAGATCGTTCGAAAAGGCGTGATGTAAAACAGCAAAAAGGTAGGAGAAGGGAAACGGTCGCACAAGAGACCTCTCGAACGCCCATGGCACGAAGCGACCTTTTCTTCTCAGATGCATAGCTAATCGATTTAAAGCAATAGAAGCACTTCTAAAAGCCTCACTTTTTCCTTGTGTCTTCAGTCGTGAATATTTTCGGTCAGGCAACAATGGAAAATATCTTGCATCTACGTACCTCGGAAGCCATTCTACATTACTTCTAGGTGCAAATTAATACAAAGACTAATGAACGCTGGCAAGCTTATTATAATCAGGAAGagtgaaattgaaataaacgtGCGAAACTCACAGGCAGAGAATAACCTTCATTTCGGCATGTTTTCAATAAATCTTCCAATTTAACGctcatttcctattttataaaaaaaactattaaaaacGATCGCTTCGCACCAAATCTTAAAGTAGCACCCGTAAGAGTACGTCGAAATAATGACGGGCCTTGCAATGATTTTCGACGATCAAGGCTAAGGCAGAACCATCTCCGGTCACGCTCACTTCCATTTCAATTGGAAACTGACCTCAGATAATGAAAGAAGTGAAAAAACTCGACAAG is a window encoding:
- the LOC119660415 gene encoding alpha-N-acetylgalactosaminidase, which gives rise to MFHNSGPPKFSVILVGILVALIGLFSLVNQISALDNGLARTPPMGWLSWERFRCNTDCDGDPENCISERLFRTMTDLVVSEGYAQAGYSYINVDDCWLEKSRGPQGQLVADRKRFPSGMKALSDYVHARGLKFGIYQDFGNYTCAGYPGIIGYSHLDARLFADWNVDYVKLDGCYSLPIDMDIGYPEFGRLLNSTGRPMVYSCSWPVYQIYAGITPNYASIIQHCNLWRNFDDIQDSWASVESIIDYYGNNQDAIAPNAGPGHWNDPDMLIIGNYGLSYEQSKTQFALWAILAAPLLMSVDLRTIRPEYKAILQNRKIIAVDQDPLGIQGRRIYKHKGIEIWSRPIAPIYQTYYSYAVAFVNRRSDGTPSDVAVTLRELGLTSPTGYRVEDLYEDVDYGVLSPQTKIKVKVNPSGVVILRADVQPERFSRAPFNPLTYFRTKK